The sequence below is a genomic window from Sebastes umbrosus isolate fSebUmb1 unplaced genomic scaffold, fSebUmb1.pri scaffold_16_arrow_ctg1, whole genome shotgun sequence.
CCATCTTATTGAGggatttttatctatttttgagTCAAGAAAAGTCTTATTTTCTTAAGTACATTAAGATAATTTCAACTTTCTAATAAAGCCCCCTTTATAAAGGGTGTATAATTTGTAAAGCCTTCAGGTCTGTGTGTCTCCTGGCATCAGATCAGTCAAACATGTTTCACTGTTGCTTTGCTGACCTCAGCATCAGCTTAACACTTCCTCTAGAAAGACAGATGATTTTGTTACCACTTCATGGACATGTGTTTTTGTAAGACTTTATTGTTGAGTGTTTAACAATGTTCAGCGGTGATAAAACAATTACGCGCTACATGTGAGAATCTACATACTGAAATCAGGACTtgagactgttttttttgttcatttattaaatatGAAATCCAATAATTTCTTAAACACAGATTTTTTGGGGCCATTGCAGAGGTTTGACTGACAGCACTCATACTTGATCTGAGAGAAGGGATATCTTTGGGCCAGAGTCATGAAGTCACAGTCTTCGTACATAATACAGCCAGTGTAGATCTTTTCTAAGGGAGAcagattaataaaatacatattcagAAGCAGTTTCTttcaaatgtgagaaaataacCACCACACTgaagatataaaataaaaccaaaaagtTTAAGAAGGCTCAATGAGGTCCAGTGCATTTAGTACCTGCAAACATActgtctttattattattgcaacttccatgacaactgagcaaactctgTCCACTGATGAGGATGTGGTGGAGAGCTGCAGCAAGTGGAACCTCGTgttaagatttctttttttttttgtcttataaaGCTGTTTGTAAATAGTTGGCACGCAATTTGTCAAAAGTGCTGATATCACTTTGCAgaatttattaataatacatatttaatcaacattggCATCGGACATTTATGTTctcaaaatgacattttatgatGTGTTTAAAAATTGTTGGATTTTGTAGTTTTTAactccttaaaggtgctatattcGATATTCATAACATATCTAGCACgtacatggcgacggctgagccggcagcttgcagtgacttcattctctgctcaggtagacattactcctctatatctttacatagcaaacagtggttgctgctatattaatgctctggatttcATATATAGAACATTTAACAATACTTACCACCGCTGGTGAGTTTGAGGCAGCTGTCTACACCTTGGTTACACTCCTGTTTGAATTCAGTGCCGTTGCAGGAGCCATCAGGGCAGACGTAACACTGCAGCGAGAAGCCTGGAGAAGACGAGACGGAGTTCAATTGATTCAGTCTGATGTAACACAGTCAGTGTTTGTGAACGTGAACTCATCTTCCATGCAAAGTCATGTTCATGAGATAAGAAGATTGAACTGTTGCCAAGTAAACGAATACAAgtatatttcacaaaatgtcaaactatttcttaaTGTCAGATATTGGAAGTGTTTGCTTGTATAATCTGTAGGCCTATAGTTTTGTGAGTATatgtatatttagttttttgttgatGGAAGTTAAAAGTTAAATGGGTTAAACCCTTGAAGCTGAATGACTATTGCACACTGGAGAAGGCACAGTCAAAATAGCTGTATGCGTTACTTCCCGGTGCTTAAATTATAATACGTTATAGGTTAAAATCTCAATAATATGGTGCAGGACTTTATCGTTCTatcactgacaaaaaaaaatgtcatgaatatTGTAGCCTACATAAGAATCTTGTCAATAAACTAAAGTAAAAAGCAACAACACATCTGTGCACAAAGCAAACTGCTCGTCCTGCAACATCATAGACAATATTATGAAtgaatattatgaatatttatcacACGACACAAGAGCAGAACATGCACACTGCACACTGATCTGCCAAAACGTTCCCTCAGGCTgatgtgttttctctttgtgaAACATATAATCTGTCTGACTTAGCCCCACTTGGCTGCGCTTTTCAggagcaaacaaaacaaaaacaaaaaagaatgtGCATTAATGAAAGCAACACTGATTCCTTCTTCAACCCCTGTTTTTTTCTTACCAAATCCAAACATGGCACAGCTGACAGCCAGGAAAAACACCACAGAGCTCCTCATCATGACTGAAAGCACTGATTGTCACGTCTggaaatcaaaataaaacaagaaaaactcTCTTATAATAGTGTCACAGCTGGATTAAAGGCCGGGAAGTATCTttgtggaaataaaaaaaaaaaaggaataacacATGCAGGGAGTCAATAACTAATAAAACATGACTTTAATGTCTTCAGAGAatgagacaaacagacagaaattaTGATATAACCGATATAAAACCTTAATTTGGAAGTACAGATGAATATTATTAACAAACTTTTAGCCCTGCAGTCATCATCAAACACTCACCTGTGAATGTGAAGAAAATGACTTTGAGCTCATGAAGAAGAGGCGTTTTGTAACAACACCAAAGTTACCAAAGCAAACAACCCATTTGTTTGGGTTCAGAGTCTACAGTATGTCTGGATTCTACAATATTGGCCAATACAGTGCACTGTTTGTGTAAGACAGAGAATAAATGAATAGATTGTTTTAATAGAttgttttcatgtctttttccTTGTGAAAATTGTATGTATTATATTTCTAAATGGACGCAGTAGTCATCCGTTTGAAAGTGAGGGTAGGCACAGGGAGTTACCGATTACGTATCACACAATTACGGTAATTCAGCTTGTGGGAAAACACAGTGATCTGCTGGTTAACCCAAGATTTGTAATGACGGGGAAAAAACAAGGAAGGAGCAGAGGTAGAAATGTAaagaagggaaagaaagagaggaaaagtaAAGGAGGTGTGCTGGACAGGTGAGAGGACGTAACAGATGATTATCAAGAAATAAAGAGAAGACAATAAACAGTGTGGAGTGGAGCCTCTGTTTACAAGGTGCAACATAAAGTGTTCAcctgtgtgtttctttaatCAGTTGTAAATGAAGGTTTAATGGGAGGTTGTTGGTAACACGTTGAAGCAGTTCATAACACATTCACTCTGCCTGAAGTGTGCTGCGAGCTGATAACTGTTATTGCTGCCCCTTAAAGTCAGATATGTGTAATATCTCTGTCCGACGAAAGAAGGAGGGGAGTCAGCACATttctgctgagagagagaggcggaaaTGAATCAGTGCTTCTACTTTACTGAATTTATAACAGACACCTTCtggaggaagaaaacaaacagagcggTGACAGACAGCAAACTGAAGTACTGAAGAAGCTCAAAGCTATataacattacaaaaacaacaaccttgTATGTGCACTGTGATCCAACAAACTGTTTGAGCGCACAACAACACCATCCTGCTGCCGTATAAACACACTAGAGcgccaaatgtgtattaatccgcagctgaaaatagtcccaaataactatttacttcagtttgagtaatgtttgcttaaaactacagtgcccagccgTTTCAGGAAACTACTGAGGCTTTTTAAAATAACACTATATATTATCTAACCcgggtctcacgggaaggcgtctacatagcacgacattacagaGACATTTCGTGTATCATaaggacgcattttagccttttcgtgggtcatttgtacgccacgcaacaaaactatggaaAACGTCCACTCAGTTaaggaaaacgtcatggttgggcttaaaataagtacgtaaactaaataaacGCATACGGAaataacgtaacataagtacgttACAAGATACAACACGTTACAAGCGTCACTAAACCACATGAGACAGACGTCACTAGACgttacttacaaaacaaaacacctgcttaaaatttgtgtttgttggacccatacaTCTCCCCACCCGCCCACCATAATTGctcctttctcactttttattctacgtccattagctctgagcatagcatgTTTACATACGTTTATtggactcagtacagactacatggcgtacaaatgacaaaaaGCAAGGAAGGCGTTCCGTATTGCACCACTAAATGCCGTGCaaattatcgtggcattcatgcGCCTTTTCGTGCAAATGTGATGATATTATCATAAGAAGATTTACATCTTAGTAGAAACAAATGAACAGTCACAGACAGGATAGTCAGAAGGAACTGAAGACTAACTTGCTTTTTAGTCTTTGttggcaaaaagaaaaatataaaataatgcataACCTGAAactagggtgaccagatcccaacaaaccaaatgtgggacaaagagtaagTTTTGTGTGGGACAACGGgagacacgttaccaaggctgagatataatgtctatccaacttaaataacaaacatttctattctgcccttTATcctgtaacatctctatgctttgccccaatgcatccatagatcggcacatctcttcAAGATTCATATGAACTGTGTATTCCACCCGTGGGAAAtcaaaaataactggcaaaatttcacaaaaaaaaatcgcCTTCCATCGCCTTATAAATACTTacaagtagtttcacagtctttgttgtagctgctcttcctttcatctgtggtagtttccatcatatacCACTAAATCTGCATAGCATGTGAGCTTTGGGCATAGCAAAGACCACGAAATgtttaacctgcacttgacccacgtgtgtgCAGTTGATTGACAGGAAACAGCAGCcctgtgatgacagccttcctcTGCTTTCATCA
It includes:
- the LOC119484357 gene encoding CD59 glycoprotein-like, giving the protein MMRSSVVFFLAVSCAMFGFGFSLQCYVCPDGSCNGTEFKQECNQGVDSCLKLTSGEKIYTGCIMYEDCDFMTLAQRYPFSQIKYECCQSNLCNGPKKSVFKKLLDFIFNK